TACCTACAATTGAATATACTACTGCTGAAGTTGTTGCTAAACCAACTGCAGATGCATTTTTCCCACTATTTAATCCTTGATAGCAACCTGTTATAGCAATAATGATTCCAAATGCTATACCATGTATAATACCAACCCAAAGATTTTTTAATGCAAAGCCTTTTTGGGTAAAGTTTATATATTCTAATGGCTCAATACCAAGTACTCCTACTCCAACAATAAAACCTCCAAGCATTCCCATAAAATCTGAATAAACAACAAGCAAAGGTGTCATAGTTGTTAGAGCAATAAGTCGAGGCATAACTAGAAAATCTGAGGGGCGGATACCAAACGTCATGAGTGCATCAATTTCTTCATTCACATTCATTGTTCCAATAGTAGCTGCATATGACGCGCCAGTCCTTCCAGAGAGGATAACACCTGTCATAACAGCACCCATAATACGTGTCATTCCTATTGCCACTAAGCTAGATACATAAATTTCTGCACCAAACATTCGTAATTGTATGACTCCAACAAATGCAAGGATAAGTCCAACAAGAAGACTAATAAGTGAAACAATAGGTAATGCTTCAACTCCTGCTTGTTGCATACAACGCCAAATATTTGTTGAACTGCAGTCAGAATGGCCTGTAATAAGTCTTTTGGTAGAAAGGGTCATTTCTCCAAGGAAGGTTAAAATTTTTTGAATGGTACTAGGTAGAGATAGGGTGATATCTCCAATATATTCAAGGAATGAGATTTGAGTAGTTTTTTTATGTGCTTCTTTATTAGGAGGTGTTTGAAAGGCAAGCTGTATAAGATTTTTTATTCCTGCAGGAAGTTCATGATCATTAATAGTTATCTGTTGTGATTGAGCTTTATTAATAAGTGTTTTTATAAATGCAATAAGACTACTGTCCCATATGCCAAGACTATTAGTTTTGAGATATAGTTCTTTAACTACAGGATAGTTAAGTTGAGAAGCAAATCTTGTTGCATCAGGAATAGGTTGGTTAAGTTGCCAGTTACCACTAAAGCTGATTTCTAATGTCTGCCTAAATAATGTTATATTAGCAGAGGGGGGTAGGTCATCTTTACCTGGTAAATGTGTTGTATTTTGCAACATATTCACACTATTTTATTAGTTAAATATAATACAATAACCATGTTCTTATCCATATCTATATATTATAGTTAAAGTAGTTAGACTGTAATTTATTATAGTTTTAACTTTTAGTTATCTGTATTCCTCACTGTAAGAAAAAAGTTAATATTTATTTATTTATTTGTATTACTGTTATTTTTGTTTGAACTTACAGAAACTTTTGCAGGTCTAAGTAAACGTTCATATAATTGGTATCCTCTTTGGTGAAGAGTACTTACATGTCCTTCAGGGATATCTTCACGCTCCTCATGTGCAATAGCCTCATGAAGTTCTGGATTAAATGGCTCATTTATTTCACCCAATACTGTTACGCCATATTGTTTGAGTGTATCAAGGAATAGTTTTCGAGTCATAGAAACACCCATTAAGATATCTTTACATGCATCGTCATTACTTCCATATTGTATAGCAAGGTCAAGACTATCTAGGACAGGTAACATGTCTGTAAGAAGATTATCTATAGCATAACGTATTTGTTCATCATGATCTTTTTGAAGACGTTTTTTGAAATTTTCCATTTCAGCAAGCGCACGAAGACGTATTTCCTGAGCTTCCTCTTCAGTAATATAATTAGGTCCAATTTCTTTTTTATCTTCTTCTTCAACAAGCATTTCAGCCGATGTATCTTGATCAGCTTGATCTGTTATTTCATGTTTTGGTTGAAGAGGGGTATGGTCAGTCATAACTACTCCTTAAAGATTTTTCCTTAGAAACTTTATTGTTTTTATCTTGGTACAATTAATAAAAATAAAGTTTTCATGGTGAACATAGTAAAGAAGCTAGAAAGGTTCTGCAACCCTATTAAAGTCTATTACTATATTTTTTATTAATAAACCTTAATAAGTTATTAAGGTTTTTGCTCTAAACTTTTTTTTATATAGACCGATTAGTTTGTTAGTATTTTTGCAGTTATCATATATTACTAATAGTAAAATTGGAATATTTTTAAGGGATAGTTTTTTATTGATAGCTACTTTTTGGATAAAGGTAATGATATAGTTTAAGGAGGAATATGTGGAGGGAGTAAGTTTTGCTACGTATGGACTTAAAAATGCGTTAAGCATTCAGTCAAATGCTGTTAATCAATTGATGGCTGGTGCTGCTAGCGTGCAGTCTATAGCTCCAAGTGGAGATAATAATCTATTACGTATAGAAGTCATGAAACAAAATGGAATAGGTCAACATCTTAATATTATAACATAATTTTTTGATTAAAGTACAACATTTATAATATAAAATAAGCCAAACAGTAGTAAGATATGCTTGGCTTATTTTATTATTATTATTATTATAGCTATATTGTCTAAAGTTTTTCATTTAGATAGAGTGTAAGGAAGAGTAAATAAATTTTAAAGCATTATATTTTGATTAGTAAGGAATCTAAAAAGGAAAAGTAGTATGATGAACTCAAGGATCATTCAATGGGTAGTATTGTCAGTTTGTATGACACAATTATTGGCATGTGGTTCTCTTTTTAGAGGCTTTACTGGTGAAACGTTGGTATCAGATGCTCAACCTTCTTTATCTGTAACTGTAAAAATGCCTATGTTGACTGCAGGGCAAATTACACCATATTTATATACAGATTATGGTTATCAGTTTCCTGTGACATTTATCGCTGTTTATGGTGTAAATGAAAACAGCCCTATGGCTATTTCTACATTAAGCTTTACTCCCAATAACTGGCAATGGGATCCCCTATCCTTTAATATGGTAGATAGTCCAGTAACTTCTTATGAATCCTTTGATGGACATAATTTTGAAGGCTCTACACATATTATTAATGGAGCAAAGGATCCATTTACTATTCTTGTTGCCCCACAGGAACGTTTAGCTTCAATTTATTGGCTTGTACAGCGTTATGCTTATAGAGCTTTTTTTAATAAAGCAAAAATTATTCTTGAATATAGAGAACCATTACCAAGCAATTTGTCAGAAACTACAAAGCTTTCTGTAACAAATCCTGAGATACAAGCATTTCAACAGCGTGCTATTACCGCATTTATTGTATCTTTTAACTATAAAGGAGTAGAAAAACCTACGGCACCTTACTTGAAGGGTATTAATTCAAGAATGGTTGGTAACTATCTTGGAAGCATGAGTTTTATTGAACCAAGAATGATTGAACACTAGTTTTACTAACTAGTTATAAAAACAAAATAGATTATATTTGTTAATATAACTTAACTATATAAATAAGTAAAAATGGATAGAGATTACTAGTATTAATCAGATTGAGGATATTGCTTTCTCCAACTATCTTCAGTAATTGACTCATCTACAAGCATAACAGGAATGTTTTCATGAACAGGATATACAACTTTACATGTAGAACAAAGAAGGCCTTGTTCATCACTTATAGGTGTAACTGAACCATGACACTCTGGACAAGCAAGAATAGTTAGTAATTCAGGGTTTAAATTCAAAGATACCTCCAATATCTATTTTAAGATATAATAATTATATTAAAAAACAATATGTTATATAGTAAAGTCTTTCAAATTATAATTTTCTAGTTAACAAAAGAGACTATGGAATGCAACCTTACTTTGTTGATTTACATACACATACAATAGCTTCTGATGGAACAGATACACCTAGAGAGTTAGTCATAAAAGCTGCAAAGTTAAAGCTTGCTGCAATAGCTATTACAGATCATGATACTATTGCAGGTTTAGAAGAAGCTGAACAAGCAGGGAGAGAAAATCAAATTGAAGTTATTCGTGGATGTGAGCTAGGTGTTACAAGTAAATATGGAGAGATTCATTTACTTGGATTATGGTTACCTTATGATAATATCAGTCTTAAAGAAATGTTTAAAACATTACTTAAAGATCGACATGACCGGGCTAAATTAATCATAAGTAAACTTAATAAACTAGGCTATAATATAAGTTATGAAGAAATTATAGCAAATATTCCTGGTGAAGCTATAGGACGTCTACACATTGCACAACATTTAACCCAAAAAGGTTATTTTGTTGATACGAAAGAAGCATTTAAGTCCTGTCTTGGACATAATGGTTTAGCTTATATTCCAAAGACAACAATATCTTTAAAAGAAGGGGTTCGTGTATTAGTAGATGCTGGAGCAATGGTAAGTTTTGCTCATCCTATGCTACTAAGATGTCCAAAGGATTGGCTTGAAGATACTATTGTTATGCTTAAAGACTATGGTCTTTCTGCTATTGAAGCTTATCATAGTGAGCATTCACAAAAAGATGAGCGATACTGTGTTGACTTAGCAAGCCGATATCAGCTTGGAATCACAGGTGGCTCAGATTATCATGGATCAGGTAAATCTAATGTAAAGTTAGGTAGAGGCCGTGGAGGAGTTCGCATGACATTGGCTATGTTAGACGTTTTAAAAGAAAGACATTTTAGAATTAATCAAACTATATAACTTCAGAGAAAATAGGTATCAACTAGAATATATAGGTTACTTAAAAAATAATGCTATAAACTATAAATAATTTTTAGAGAGTTACCTTTTACCTTTTCTTCTTTAAATATTTTTTTAATCATCTACTATTGACATCTGGCTTAACATAGCTCACTCCTTTGAGGTATATTTTTG
The sequence above is drawn from the Lawsonia intracellularis PHE/MN1-00 genome and encodes:
- a CDS encoding MlaE family ABC transporter permease encodes the protein MLQNTTHLPGKDDLPPSANITLFRQTLEISFSGNWQLNQPIPDATRFASQLNYPVVKELYLKTNSLGIWDSSLIAFIKTLINKAQSQQITINDHELPAGIKNLIQLAFQTPPNKEAHKKTTQISFLEYIGDITLSLPSTIQKILTFLGEMTLSTKRLITGHSDCSSTNIWRCMQQAGVEALPIVSLISLLVGLILAFVGVIQLRMFGAEIYVSSLVAIGMTRIMGAVMTGVILSGRTGASYAATIGTMNVNEEIDALMTFGIRPSDFLVMPRLIALTTMTPLLVVYSDFMGMLGGFIVGVGVLGIEPLEYINFTQKGFALKNLWVGIIHGIAFGIIIAITGCYQGLNSGKNASAVGLATTSAVVYSIVGIVIATACLTIIFNIFNI
- a CDS encoding nucleotide exchange factor GrpE is translated as MTDHTPLQPKHEITDQADQDTSAEMLVEEEDKKEIGPNYITEEEAQEIRLRALAEMENFKKRLQKDHDEQIRYAIDNLLTDMLPVLDSLDLAIQYGSNDDACKDILMGVSMTRKLFLDTLKQYGVTVLGEINEPFNPELHEAIAHEEREDIPEGHVSTLHQRGYQLYERLLRPAKVSVSSNKNNSNTNK
- a CDS encoding DUF4851 domain-containing protein; its protein translation is MMNSRIIQWVVLSVCMTQLLACGSLFRGFTGETLVSDAQPSLSVTVKMPMLTAGQITPYLYTDYGYQFPVTFIAVYGVNENSPMAISTLSFTPNNWQWDPLSFNMVDSPVTSYESFDGHNFEGSTHIINGAKDPFTILVAPQERLASIYWLVQRYAYRAFFNKAKIILEYREPLPSNLSETTKLSVTNPEIQAFQQRAITAFIVSFNYKGVEKPTAPYLKGINSRMVGNYLGSMSFIEPRMIEH
- a CDS encoding Trm112 family protein; its protein translation is MNLNPELLTILACPECHGSVTPISDEQGLLCSTCKVVYPVHENIPVMLVDESITEDSWRKQYPQSD
- a CDS encoding PHP domain-containing protein, whose product is MQPYFVDLHTHTIASDGTDTPRELVIKAAKLKLAAIAITDHDTIAGLEEAEQAGRENQIEVIRGCELGVTSKYGEIHLLGLWLPYDNISLKEMFKTLLKDRHDRAKLIISKLNKLGYNISYEEIIANIPGEAIGRLHIAQHLTQKGYFVDTKEAFKSCLGHNGLAYIPKTTISLKEGVRVLVDAGAMVSFAHPMLLRCPKDWLEDTIVMLKDYGLSAIEAYHSEHSQKDERYCVDLASRYQLGITGGSDYHGSGKSNVKLGRGRGGVRMTLAMLDVLKERHFRINQTI